Proteins encoded within one genomic window of Hermetia illucens chromosome 2, iHerIll2.2.curated.20191125, whole genome shotgun sequence:
- the LOC119649621 gene encoding spectrin alpha chain isoform X4: MEQFTPKEVRILETVEDIQERREQVLSRYHEFKNETRQKREKLEDSRRFQYFKRDADELESWIHEKLQAASEESYRDPTNLQAKIQKHQAFEAEVSAHSNAIVSLDNTGQEMINQSHFESETIQRRLDELHRLWELLLRRLAEKGQKLQQAFVLVQFLRQCEEVMFWIKDKEAFVTADEFGHDLEHVEVLQRKFDEFQKDMASQEYRVTEVNQLADKLIQDGHPERDTITKKKEELNEAWQRLKQLAILRQEKLFGAHEIQRFNRDADETVAWIAEKDVVLSSDDYGRDLASVQALQRKHEGVERDLAALEDKVSTLGDEAQRLCSIHADHSDQIRDKQAEIANYWQSLTAKAKERKQKLDESYFLHRFLADFRDLVSWINGMKAIISADELAKDVAGAEALLERHQEHKGEIDAREDSFKLTTEAGKKLLEREHYAAAEIQEKLAALESDKSSLLSLWEDRRILYEQCMDLQLFYRDTEQADTWMAKQEAFLANEDLGDSLDSVEALIKKHEDFEKSLAAQEEKIKALDIFATKLIDGQHYAADDVAQRRMMLLARRSALQEKSAARRALLEDSSRYQQFERDCDETKGWISEKLKFATDDSYLDPTNLNGKMQKHQNFEHELNANKSRIEDITNVAEELISKNHYASDQINTRMQEIVVLWETLVQASDKKGCKLQEACQQQQFNRTIEDIELWLSEVEGQLLSEDHGKDLTSVQNLQKKHALLEADVMAHQDRIEAIKVAANKFIESGHFDADNIRNKEQGLTTRYAALAAPMAERKSRLMDSLQVQQLFRDLDDEAAWIREKEPIAGSTNRGRDLIGVQNLIKKHQAVLAEINNHESRLVNVVKSGEQMLQDHPYSSDDIKIRLDALKEQWDTLKEKALQRKQDLEDSLQAHQYFADANEAESWMREKEPIVCSTDYGKDEDSSEALLKKHEALVSDLEAFGNTIQGLQEQAKNCRQQETPVVDITGKECVVALYDYTEKSPREVSMKKGDVLTLLNSNNKDWWKVEVNDRQGFVPAAYIKKIEAGLSASQQNLVDGHSIAKRQSQINSQYDNLLALARERQNKLNETVKAYVLVREAADLAAWIKDKENHAQIKDVGEDLEEVEIMQKKFDDFNDDLRANEVRLANMNEIAVQLTSLGQTEAALKIQTQMQDLNEKWTSLQQLTAERANQLGSAHEVQRFHRDIDETKDWIAEKENALNNEDLGKDLRSVQTLQRKHEGIERDLAALGDKINQLNETATRLMSSHPDTAEQTYTKQKEINEMWNQVLTKAQARKVKLLDSYDLQRFFSDYRDLMAWISSMMGLVTSDELANDVTGAEALIERHQEHRTEIDARAGTFAAFEQFGKELLQANHYASPEIKEKIEGLAKSRDELERAWTERRLQLEQNLDLQLYMRDCEQAENWMSAREVFLHADEVDSKGEGNVEALIKKHEDFDKAINGHEEKIAALQVLADTLISQNHYASNLIDDKRKQVLERWRHLKEGLIEKRSRLGDEQTLQQFSRDADEIENWIAEKLQLATEESYKDPANIQSKHQKHQAFEAELAANADRIQSVLAMGGNLIDKKQCSGSEDAVQKRLTQIADQWEYLTQKTTEKSLKLKEANKQRTYIAAVKDLDFWLGEVESLLTTEDSGKDLASVQNLMKKHQLVEADIQAHEDRIKDMNNQADSLVDSGQFDSAGIQEKRQSINERYERVCNLAAHRQARLNEALTLHQFFRDIADEESWIKEKKLLVGSDDYGRDLTGVQNLKKKHKRLEAELASHEPAIQAVQEAGEKLMDVSNLGVPEIEQRLKALNQAWAELKSLAATRGQKLDESLIYQQFLAQVEEEEAWITEKQQLLSAENYGDSMAAVQGLLKKHDAFETDFAAHRDRCSLICEQGANLVDAKNHHADSIGQRCNQLRTKLENLNSLAARRKGALLDNSAYLQFMWKADVVESWIADKEGYVRSEEFGRDLSTVQTLLTKQETFDAGLNAFEKEGIHNITTLKDQLINANHAQSPAILKRHEDVLSRWQKLRAASEARKARLLDMQDQFKQIEELYLTFAKKASAFNSWFENAEEDLTDPVRCNSIEEIRALREAHAQFQASLSSAEADFKSLAALDQKIKSFNVGPNPYTWFTMEALEETWRNLQKIIEERDGELAKEAQRQEENDKLRKEFAKHANLFHQWLTETRTSMMEGSGSLEQQLEALRAKATEVRARRVDLKKIEELGALLEEHLILDNRYTEHSTVGLAQQWDQLDQLSMRMQHNLEQQIQARNHSGVSEDSLKEFSMMFKHFDKDKSGKLNHQEFKSCLRALGYDLPMVEEGQPDPEFEAILDVVDPNRDGYVSLQEYIAFMISKETENVQSYEEIENAFRAITASDRPYVTKEELYMNLTKDMADYCVQRMKPYHDPKTTHPVTGALDYIDFTRTLFQN; the protein is encoded by the exons ATGGAGCAATTCACTCCGAAAGAAGTGAGAATTTTAGAGACGGTCGAAGATATTCAAGAACGTCGTGAACAAGTTTTGTCACGATATCATGAATTCAAAAACGAAACAAGACAAAAGCGTGAAAAGCTCGAAGATTCACGTCGTTTCCAATATTTCAAACGTGACGCAGACGAATTAGAGAGTTGGATTCATGAGAAATTGCAAGCAGCAAGCGAGGAGAGCTACCGCGACCCAACCAATCTTCAGGCTAAAATCCAAAAACATCAAGCATTTGAAGCTGAAGTTTCAGCTcatagcaatgcaattgtcagcCTAGACAATACCGGACAGGAAATGATCAATCAGTCCCATTTCGAATCTGAAACGATTCAACGACGATTGGATGAGTTACATCGTCTGTGGGAGTTATTGCTCCGACGTTTAGCCGAAAAGGGGCAGAAATTGCAACAAGCGTTTGTCCTAGTCCAATTCCTTCGCCAATGCGAAGAGGTAATGTTTTGGATTAAAGACAAGGAAGCATTCGTAACAGCTGATGAGTTCGGTCATGATTTGGAACACGTCGAAGTACTGCAACGAAAATTCGACGAATTCCAAAAGGATATGGCCTCGCAAGAGTATCGCGTCACTGAGGTCAATCAACTCGCCGATAAATTGATTCAAGATGGTCACCCGGAACGTGACACAATCACCAAAAAGAAGGAAGAACTCAATGAAGCTTGGCAACGATTAAAACAACTGGCCATTTTGAGGCAAGAGAAATTGTTCGGTGCTCATGAAATTCAACGTTTCAATCGTGACGCCGACGAGACAGTAGCTTGGATCGCTGAAAAGGACGTTGTGCTTTCATCAGATGATTATGGGCGTGATTTAGCTAGTGTGCAGGCATTACAACGCAAGCATGAAGGTGTAGAACGTGATTTGGCTGCCCTCGAAGATAAAGTTTCAACACTTGGGGATGAAGCTCAACGTTTGTGTTCAATTCATGCTGATCATAGCGATCAAATCCGTGATAAGCAAGCTGAGATTGCAAACTATTGGCAATCTTTGACTGCTAAGGCAAAGGAACGTAAGCAAAAGTTGGATGAATCTTATTTCCTACATCGTTTCTTGGCTGACTTCCGGGATTTGGTTTCATGGATCAATGGTATGAAGGCTATTATTTCTGCCGACGAACTTGCTAAAGATGTAGCTGGTGCCGAAGCTCTATTGGAACGTCATCAAGAACACAAAGGCGAAATTGATGCGCGTGAGGACAGCTTCAAATTAACAACCGAAGCTGGAAAGAAACTATTGGAACGTGAACATTATGCAGCAGCCGAAATTCAAGAGAAATTGGCTGCTCTTGAGAGTGACAAGAGCTCACttttgtcattgtgggaagatCGTAGAATTCTATATGAGCAATGCATGGATCTGCAGCTTTTCTATCGAGATACAGAGCAAGCGGACACTTGGATGGCAAAGCAAGAAGCCTTCTTGGCTAATGAAGACTTGGGTGACTCTTTAGATTCAGTTGAAGCTCTAATTAAGAAACATGAAGACTTCGAGAAGAGCTTGGCGgcccaagaagaaaaaatcaaagCGTTAGATATTTTCGCCACTAAATTAATAGACGGACAACATTATGCTGCAGATGATGTGGCTCAACGTCGTATGATGTTGCTTGCTCGCCGATCAGCTTTGCAAGAGAAATCTGCTGCGCGTCGTGCCCTGTTGGAAGATTCTAGCCGTTACCAACAATTCGAACGTGATTGCGATGAGACCAAAGGTTGGATTAGTGAAAAGCTAAAGTTTGCAACTGACGATAGCTACCTCGATCCAACCAATCTGAATGGTAAAATGCAGAAACATCAGAATTTCGAACACGAATTGAATGCCAACAAGTCTCGTATTGAGGACATCACAAATGTAGCGGAGGAGCTCATTTCCAAGAATCACTATGCCTCTGACCAAATCAACACTAGAATGCAGGAAATTGTTGTGCTTTGGGAAACTTTAGTTCAAGCTTCCGACAAGAAGGGATGCAAATTGCAAGAAGCTTGTCAGCAACAACAATTCAATCGTACAATTGAAGATATTGAACTTTGGCTCAGCGAAGTTGAGGGTCAACTGCTTTCTGAAGACCATGGAAAAGATTTGACATCTGTCCAAAACCTACAGAAGAAACATGCACTGCTTGAAGCTGATGTTATGGCCCATCAGGATCGTATTGAAGCAATTAAAGTTGCAGCTAATAAGTTTATCGAATCAGGTCATTTTGATGCCGATAACATTCGCAATAAGGAGCAAGGGCTTACAACAAGATATGCTGCTCTGGCTGCTCCAATGGCTGAACGTAAATCTCGTCTTATGGATTCTTTACAAGTCCAACAACTTTTCAGAGATCTTGATGATGAGGCCGCTTGGATCCGTGAAAAGGAACCCATTGCTGGATCAACCAACCGAGGCCGAGATTTAATTGGTGTTcaaaatttgatcaaaaaaCATCAAGCCGTGCTCGCTGAAATCAACAACCACGAATCCAGACTAGTGAATGTTGTAAAATCTGGAGAACAGATGTTACAAGATCATCCTTATTCCAGCGATGATATCAAGATTAGATTGGATGCACTTAAGGAACAATGGGATACATTGAAAGAGAAAGCATTGCAACGTAAACAAGATCTTGAAGACTCACTGCAAGCCCATCAATATTTCGCTGATGCTAATGAGGCCGAATCTTGGATGCGCGAGAAGGAACCAATTGTTTGTAGCACTGACTACGGTAAGGATGAAGATTCATCTGAGGCTTTGCTCAAGAAGCACGAGGCTTTGGTGTCTGATTTGGAAGCTTTCGGCAACACAATTCAAGGCCTTCAAGAGCAAGCAAAGAATTGTCGTCAACAAGAGACTCCCGTTGTTGACATTACGGGCAAGGAATGTGTAGTTGCACTTTATGACTACACAGAGAAGTCTCCGCGTGAGGTCTCCATGAAGAAGGGAGATGTATTGACTCTTCTTAATTCCAACAACAAAGACTGGTGGAAGGTTGAAGTTAATGATCGTCAAGGATTCGTTCCAGCTGCTTATATAAAGAAGATTGAAGCCGGCCTAAGTGCGAGTCAACAAAATCTCGTTGATGGTCATTCGATCGCCAAGCGCCAAAGCCAAATCAACTCTCAGTATGATAACTTGCTCGCTTTAGCTCGAGAACGCCAGAATAAGCTCAATGAGACTGTAAAAGCTTACGTATTAGTTCGCGAGGCCGCAGATTTGGCCGCATGGATTAAGGACAAAGAAAATCATGCTCAAATTAAGGACGTCGGAGAAGATCTTGAAGAAGTTGAAATTATGCAAAAGAAATTCGATGATTTCAATGATGATTTGAGAGCTAACGAAGTACGCTTGGCAAACATGAACGAAATTGCAGTTCAACTAACATCTCTTGGTCAAACTGAAGCCGCGCTCAAAATCCAAACTCAGATGCAagatttgaatgaaaaatggaCATCATTGCAACAATTAACTGCTGAACGTGCAAACCAATTAGGATCGGCTCATGAAGTACAGCGTTTCCATCGTGATATTGATGAAACTAAGGACTGGATCGCAGAGAAAGAAAATGCTTTGAATAACGAAGATCTAGGCAAGGACTTGAGAAGTGTACAGACTCTTCAACGCAAACATGAAGGCATTGAACGCGATCTGGCTGCATTGGGTGATAAGATCAACCAGCTGAATGAAACTGCAACTCGTTTGATGTCTTCTCATCCCGACACGGCTGAGCAAACTTATACCAAACAAAAGGAAATCAACGAAATGTGGAACCAAGTCTTAACCAAGGCCCAAGCCAGGAAAGTGAAACTTTTGGACTCATACGATTTGCAACGGTTCTTCAGTGACTACCGCGATTTGATGGCATGGATTAGTTCTATGATGGGTTTGGTTACTTCTGATGAATTAGCCAACGATGTGACTGGAGCCGAAGCACTCATTGAACGTCACCAG GAACATCGTACTGAGATCGATGCACGCGCTGGAACATTTGCAGCATTCGAACAATTCGGAAAGGAATTGCTTCAAGCAAATCACTATGCATCGCctgaaatcaaggaaaaaattgAAGGCTTGGCCAAATCTCGTGATGAGTTGGAACGAGCTTGGACTGAGCGTCGTTTGCAGTTGGAGCAAAATCTTGATTTGCAATTATACATGCGAGATTGCGAACAGGCTGAAAATTGGATGTCTGCTCGGGAAGTATTCTTGCATGCTGACGAAGTTGACTCGAAAGGCGAAGGCAATGTTGAAGCTCTCATCAAAAAACACGAAGATTTCGATAAGGCCATCAACGGtcacgaggaaaaaattgcagctCTACAAGTCTTGGCTGACACTCTAATCAGTCAGAATCATTATGCTTCAAATTTAATTGACGACAAGAGGAAGCAAGTTCTGGAACGCTGGCGTCATTTGAAAGAAGGTTTGATTGAAAAACGATCCCGGTTGGGTGATGAACAAACTCTACAACAATTCAGTCGTGATGCTGATGAAATTGAGAATTGGATTGCCGAGAAATTGCAATTGGCTACAGAAGAGAGTTACAAGGATCCAGCCAATATTCAATCGAAGCATCAAAAACATCAAGCTTTCGAGGCTGAGTTGGCTGCGAATGCTGATCGTATCCAAAGTGTCTTGGCTATGGGTGGAAATTTGATTGATAAGAAGCAGTGTAGCGGATCCGAAGACGCCGTTCAGAAGCGTCTAACTCAAATTGCTGATCAATGGGAATATTTGACTCAGAAGACAACggagaaatctttgaaattaaAAGAAGCCAATAAGCAACGAACTTACATTGCCGCTGTTAAAGATCTTGATTTCTGGTTGGGAGAAGTAGAGAGTTTGCTGACCACCGAAGATTCAGGAAAGGATTTGGCTTCAGTTCAAAATCTAATGAAAAAGCATCAACTGGTCGAAGCTGATATCCAAGCTCATGAGGATCGCATCAAAGACATGAATAACCAAGCCGATTCACTTGTTGACAGCGGTCAATTCGACAGTGCTGGAATTCAAGAGAAGCGTCAATCGATTAACGAACGTTATGAGCGCGTTTGCAATTTGGCAGCTCATCGTCAAGCCCGTTTGAATGAGGCTCTTACCCTCCATCAATTCTTCCGTGACATTGCTGATGAGGAAAGTTGGATTAAGGAAAAGAAACTCCTCGTCGGTTCCGACGATTATGGCCGAGATCTGACTGGTGTTCAAAACTTGAAGAAGAAACACAAGCGTTTGGAAGCCGAGCTGGCATCGCATGAGCCCGCTATTCAAGCCGTGCAAGAAGCTGGTGAGAAGCTTATGGATGTGTCAAATTTGGGCGTTCCAGAAATTGAGCAACGTTTAAAAGCTCTGAATCAAGCATGGGCGGAACTGAAGAGTTTGGCTGCTACCCGAGGGCAAAAGTTGGATGAATCTTTAATTTATCAACAATTCTTGGCTCAGGTCGAGGAAGAGGAAGCTTGGATTACTGAGAAACAACAACTTTTGTCGGCCGAAAACTATGGCGATTCAATGGCTGCCGTTCAAGGTCTTCTCAAAAAGCATGATGCTTTCGAAACTGATTTCGCTGCTCATCGTGACCGTTGTTCGTTGATTTGCGAGCAAGGTGCAAATTTGGTTGATGCAAAGAATCATCATGCTGATTCTATTGGTCAGCGTTGCAATCAACTTCGCACAAAATTGGAGAATTTGAATTCATTGGCTGCACGTCGTAAGGGTGCACTGCTTGACAACTCAGCTTATTTGCAATTCATGTGGAAGGCTGATGTGGTTGAAAGCTGGATTGCAGATAAAGAAGGGTATGTCAGATCTGAAGAGTTTGGCCGTGATCTGTCTACGGTTCAGACATTGTTGACTAAGCAGGAGACCTTTGATGCTG GTCTTAATGCTTTCGAGAAGGAAGGAATCCATAATATTACAACTTTGAAAGATCAACTTATCAACGCTAATCACGCCCAATCTCCAGCCATTTTGAAACGTCACGAAGATGTACTTTCTCGCTGGCAGAAACTCCGTGCCGCATCTGAAGCGCGCAAAGCTCGCCTTCTTGACATGCAAGATCAATTCAAACAAATCGAAGAATTGTACTTGACATTCGCAAAGAAAGCTTCTGCTTTCAATTCTTGGTTCGAGAACGCCGAAGAAGACTTGACCGATCCCGTCCGCTGTAattcaatcgaagaaatccggGCTTTACGTGAAGCACACGCACAATTCCAAGCGTCATTATCTTCAGCTGAAGCTGACTTCAAATCTCTGGCAGCACTTGATCAAAAGATTAAGAGCTTCAACGTAGGACCGAACCCCTACACTTGGTTCACCATGGAAGCTCTCGAAGAGACTTGGAGAAATCTACAAAAGATTATCGAGGAACGTGATGGTGAATTGGCTAAAGAGGCTCAGCGACAGGAGGAGAATGACAAACTGCGCAAAGAATTCGCCAAGCATGCTAATTTGTTCCACCAATGGTTGACAGAGACGAG AACATCCATGATGGAGGGCTCCGGTTCATTGGAACAACAATTGGAAGCGTTGCGTGCTAAGGCCACCGAAGTCCGTGCTCGCCGCGTTGATCTTAAGAAAATTGAGGAGTTGGGAGCTCTTCTCGAAGAGCACCTAATTCTTGATAATCGTTACACTGAACACTCGACTGTCGGACTAGCGCAACAATGGGACCAACTTGATCAACTCTCCATGCGAATGCAGCATAATTTGGAACAACAGATTCAAGCACGCAATCATTCCGGTGTCTCAGAGGATTCTCTCAAGGAATTCTCCATGATGTTTAAACATTTCGACAAGGATAAGAGTGGTAAACTCAATCATCAAGAATTTAAGTCTTGCCTACGAGCTCTTGGCTATGATTTGCCGATGGTAGAAGAAGGTCAACCGGATCCAGAATTTGAAGCTATATTAGATGTAGTTGATCCAAATCGTGACGGTTACGTGTCCCTTCAAGAATATATTGCGTTTATGATTTCTAAGGAAACCGAAAACGTTCAAAGCTATGAAGAAATTGAGAATGCCTTCCGAGCTATTACAGCGTCCGATAGACCATACGTAACAAAGGAGGAACTCTACATG AACCTTACCAAGGATATGGCAGACTACTGCGTGCAACGCATGAAAccttaccacgatccgaaaacgaCCCACCCTGTCACTGGTGCCCTGGATTATATCGATTTCACACGAACTCTTTTCCAGAATTAA